The genomic stretch aataaaactatatgtataaattaaaacaataaaactatacatatatattatggCTTAACAAAATAGCAAAGAGAAACTACAATGCAGTCGTCAAGAATGGACAATCATGGATTGGGTTTGTACCAAGGTGCATTTCTTCAGTTTCAGCCCAATGTCTAGAAGATGGAAATATCCCAAACTCCacttttcattatatattatggCTAAacgacttattcccatccaaagattagtattttttcaaatttttatttattaattttaaaaatcttaaatatatatttatctattatttttttagttattgTCAGTAATGAAATcgttatttaatgaaaatatttttaaaaaccaaaaaaattatcatatttctcctcctagatttaaaaatctaatattccCCCAACcctcccacccaatgtttgaaaaatgacaaattcgCTCTTAGGGGTTCCAACCGTCGGTGTTCTCCCTTCTAGTCGGCTTATCTCTCTCCTAGTCCCTCTATCACTCTTCCCTATCGTCATTGTTTTTTATAAAGACGGAATTGTTTTCGTCGGAGATGAGACGAAATGTCTTCGTCTCAAATGAAGACGTTTCATCATCATGAACGACATTCATCCAGATTAGTGAATGACACACGATTGACGAAAACCAATGAACGAAGACCTTGGTTGGTGAATAGCGTTCATCCAAATTTGAATGCATTCTAGATGTGTCTTCATCACTTTTTGAAAAGGGGAGGGTGGTCGTCGAACGCGATCTTAACAAGGGAGAGTGGCAAAGAGACCGAAAGGTAGAGATAAGTTGATTAGGAAGGAGAACATCGACGGTTGAGAAGTCATTGTTCACTAGAAATGAGATAAtcaaaaccttagggggaaatttctcatttctcaaaccttaggtgagaatgttggatttttaaacctagagcggaaatgtgataattttttgactttttaaaatattttcattaaatgataattttattaagaagagtaaatgaaaaaattaataaataaatcaatatttgagaattttaaaattaatggatgaaAATTTGCCAAAACACTAATCTTTGTTtgggaataagttctttggcctatatttaatgattttaaaaccaGACTGGACTGGTCGGTTCAACTAGTTGAACCAAGAATCAACTCTAAGCCTAGTTcgattaatacaaaaaaaaagttttttcattgAATTGGTCAAAAATCGGATTTGatcaaaaatttgaatattttttaaaattttaattatttttgaataatttaatttttttattagattagataaatttttaaagatttgtaaagaaaaataagtttaaaaataaaagaaaaaaaagtatctcATCTCCGTTGTAATATTTTCtatagacaataatttataaaattatgtttttttctgtattatgaaattaaaacttttttaattttaattattttattaaaatcaaatgaataaatatattctaatttttataaatataaatatcttgattgattttttttttacaaaatttaaataaaatatatttattataatttaataataaattaaaccaattaaTTCTTGAACCGGATTATAAACTTAATCCACTACCAATTTCATTACCTATATTAATATGACATGACCGCTTGATTAAAGAGACGAACAGGGTTTAGAGCGCAAATCTTCTTGTGGCTCGGTATCAGTAATGAAAGGAGGGAGAGGCGAATCTTCTCTCAAATGTAATagtttttgcattttctttctgATTCTTTATATGTCTCGTCTCCTATTAATTTTAGGCTGAAACCCGGTCagggttttttatttaaagCAACCTTGTTTTCCAACCCATATGCTACTGCTCTATCTCAGGCATTGAGTTCTTCTGTGAGTCTTCACATTCGCTATAAGTTTACCATGGATTAAAATTCCTCCTTGCCCTGTCCTGGAGTATGCGTCGATGTGGTAGCCATCACTTAATATTCTTTAGCTTCTAGGACAACTTTCAAACTCTGTTCTTGAAATTTGAGGGAGACTCTTTCTAAACGATGCCTCATGCATGcgtcttttctttcttctttccgTGTTCTAAATCATGATTGTTCCATTTATGTGCTATTTTGTAGCATCGCTGGGAGGAAAGGATGATGGCTTAGCAAAGTAAAAGCGGGGAAGAAAAGTTCAATTTGTTACTGAAGGTTGTGTctttcttcatttgtttttacttttactCGTGGGATGTGACTGAtggaaatatttttataatgtcAAAAGGTTGTTGAAGTTGATTTCATCATGGcattctataaatatttatcattctCCACTCTTTCTAAGTATTGGTAGTTGTCTTATAGGTTCACCTAACGGAAAATTTAACCTCTTTTCAAAATCTGATGGGAAGTTTGAAACCAGTTTTGGTAAAGGTATTCTGGATCTAATTTTTggttcattatttttcatttggctattattatttgtgttgaTTTTCTATGTCtacataaatgatgttttgCAAAGGTGGTTTAGACAAGGGGGAAAAGGAGTTTTGGTCATGAATGGTGGGAGGGCTTCTTCGGCAAAGGAAACACGACTACTTGAACTCAGAATTGAGCAAGGTATGCAATCTTTAATGATTCTCACACTATCCTATTTTATCCTTTTCTATGAAgtaaattttcttcatttgttacttttgttaTCTACTTATGTACTTCAACTACATTTTgaaaatgcaatattttttccatttggATTGAAGTCCATGGAAGATAGAAGCTATAGTTTTAAGGCTTTATGCTGTGTGGATATTTTTGACTGTGGTTGAGATGAGGCTGAAATTGGTCTCATTTTATCTCTATGCCAGTGCATCAATTGGTTGGGAAATAGCCCGTTATTACTTATGTAGACTGTGCATcgttttttggttttaaatttaatatctgAAGGATTATTGTATGCTCAGAAATAGCCTTAGGGCAACACaatgttgataatttttttgccaATATTTCAGAGCTTCCAAAGAATGCCAAATGCTTGATGGACCGTGAGGCTGCATATATTTTAAAGGGAATCCAGGACCAGATGGTTTTATTATCTGCAGATCCTTCCATTAAAATCCTTGTGTTTGTATCAATTCAAAAGTTATGTTATTAATTAGGACTTTTTTAAAGTGATTTAGTATGTTTCCTTTTTCCAGGTCATTTGACAGGGGGCTGCAGTATGCCAACAGTAGTAGCGATTATACAGATCCCCAGGCTGTCAGAAAGGTTCTTGACTAtccttgatatatatatttttttaaggacCTTCATTTAAATGTTTGTAACATGGTTTTGGACCACAAATATGGTGTCATGAATGGCGAGGTATTATTCTAAGCTGTTGCTTTATTCAAAGTTATGGAGCTCTCTTGATTGTGAATGTTTGGCTGCAGATATGTGTGATTGCCAACATTTGTCCTGAAACTATTGAGGAAATATTTGCCCTTGTTCCATCCTTGAAGGTATGAATTGTCTGAGATTGTAGCATTTTAGATGTGTTATGAAATTTTTTGCTGCACCTGGTGTCTTTGAAGAAACCAAGAAAGTGCATTTTAGATGTATTATGAAATTGTTTGCTGCACCTGGTGTCTTTGAAGAAACCAAgaaagtgtgtgtgtgtgtgtgtgtgtacttttgttttaaataaagtGTAGGTGATATGAAGCTGGCAAATCTCTTATTTGCTTGCTGGTCAAAAGTTTTCTCATATATCATTTTGTCCTTGTGAAAACTTTTATATGTTTGACTAATAATTGgaaaataaatgtaataaatttttgttgtttcataATTTTGGAAACATTGATTGCATCTCTCAAGCTAGATTTTGTTGGTTTTTATTTACTGCTATCATTTTGCATTTCTTGGGGCTTAAAATTCATTCTTAAACGtggcattttttatttatttattttcttaggGAAAAGTATTTTACAATAAGGTGAGATTAGAGctaaatttgattcatttagtGTCATTCTCTGCCTTGCAATAATCTTCTtttgagttttatatttttttatcttgtcTATAAATTgttcttttgaattttcaagaatttggaATTGTAACCCAGTGTACTTGAACTCAGGGACTGGTTGAACTAGGGATTTCTGAGGAATGCTAAGAGGGGAAAGGTTAGATGATCCTTAAAACAAATGGGAATTAGTGAAGAAAGCTGACAAGATAGGCCTAGTTTTACATGAAGTTGTGCCCTTGTGTGCGAAGAAGACTATACGGGCTATACCAACAAAAGAGCTCAAGGTAACCTTTCTGATGACTCCTTCCGTCTTGAGGATTAAGTTCAGGCCGCATACTCCCCCTTACAAATGACAATAGGATTCACTCTCTtctgtattataaaaatattttgctaTTAAATGACAAGTTGATCACAAAAACATTAGGAAAAGCCAATCTATTGGTTCATCACAAATCTGAACTGGGCTCAAATCCTAACTAAAAGCCAAATCTGACTTCAACTACAAGTCTCTGAATataccatattaatttaatacaaataatattttgaaaaagtaattaatCTACTAAAGCTAAAGAGCAAGTTGTTTGAAGATTTTGTATTGCCCTGCCTCTGCCTCATACCAACGGTGCATTAAGAAATATGGTATGATTAGCTACAAATAAGAAACTTCCTCCTTTTACATTTACAAGGGAGTATCTTATATTCCACGTTTCTTCCTTTAAATGATCTCATACTCTTTGATTTTGATGTCTAAACTCTAGGATAAATCATGTCAATGGACGGTGGAAAATCAGCAAATACTTGTACTCAACCATTGCATACTTCCTCCATTTCTTCTCTTACAGAACCTCTGCTGGGCACTAACCAGGTTTAGAATCACTGTTCTTGATAATGATATGAATAACATGAACTAATTAGTTAAttgttttttgtgtttgtttataGTAGTACATGGacgaaataaaacaaaatgttcaAGAGAATACATTGGTGGAGTCCAAAATTCATGAATTTAAAGCAGCTGTCGCCAGGTTTGAGTCAAGGGTGCAAATCATACAACACAACAGTACCTTCTCCTCTTCAACTTCAACCACCGGTATTTGTACTGCACTAAGTCTTTCGGTATATTAGTTAATTTGGTATATTAAAGTTTGATCTAATACTTGTACACAGGGCAACAACGATAATAATCAGCAATCTCGCCATGAAAAGGAAGTTTATGAGTTTAAGGCTATTGTCAATATTCTGCATCAAGCAAGCGTAGTTGATTTTTGTTGCCTATATATGTTAAGTTTGTCCGAATATATATGTGCATGTGTATTATTATCTGCAGGAAATGAAGAAACAAGAAGAGGGCATTGTATTGCTGACTGAAAAGATTACGGCTCTATACAAGCAGATTACTGAATTGGCAACCATTACTTATGATATGAAAGCTATAGCTATGACAGACGGAGAGTATCCCATTACAATAACTTATCCAAGTatgaattttgtttatgaaaGCTAAAGCTAAAGCTGTGGCAGACAGAGAGGATCCCATTGCAATATCTTATCCAactatgaattttattttaggcTGCCTTGTGGCTTTAACATTCCTGCTTTCTATCCTCATTGTTTTAAACTTGTGACGTCTGTTTCTGGCCCGGAAACACGTTATTCCCCCAGATTCAATTGTGGGGATACAAGGCATTACTTGCAATATACTTTATTTTCCAGTTTATTAAAGGCAGTCCATGATGAATGATTACTGACCAAGCATACACGGCATCATAACCATCCAGCCACAATCTGTGAACTTTATACCAACTatggtaatatttaaaattggaaaaccGCAGCAACATTCCAAATACAAGccatctattattttattaacttgtCAACCAACTTTCATCTAATGAAACATATTGAGCTGCCATTGATATCACCCCAGGTTTGCAACCATTCATTAGATGAAActggataatattattttttaaatgcaaAAATTATATTCTCCAGTTTCATCTAATGAAGttgacttttttctttcttgagtTAGGTGACTGAATCTGATATTACttcattaaaatatatgaagtCTCATCTGACACGTATTAAGCAAATTgagtaatttaaatatattaattcattcTGAAATTTCTTTGAACATGCTTGTCAGATTTTTTGGTACATTTAACAAATGGATAAAAACTTCTCAGTAGGTTCCTGCTGATGAGTGTCAATGTGTTATCATTTGGCATTATATGTCATTATCAGCATAACTTTAATGAAGGTGAGCTGATGATAGTAAGTATATACCAGTGAAAATTCTTGTTActatctttaattatattactcCAGGTTGacatatgtttattttaaatcacTGTGGCCTTTTCAATTatggaaaaaataaagtttccaCAGTCAGAGAGAATACATCAGAGTAAATTTCCTGGGAAAAAGTTGACCCTTTAACATGATTCCTCTCGGACTATTAACAGTTCCTGATCATTGGAGGAACACATTTTCTTCGACAGAAAAAGCTATTGGAATTTGAATATGGGAGGAAAGCAGTCCAGGCATCTGAGTCATCACGATAATTATTCATACAATAATTATTGTCCATCGATTTCATGCTCTTCAAGGAACTCCTACCGCGATGATCATGAAAGAAAACAACTGCATTCAAGGTATTTAAGAATTGGGGATAATTACCACTCTCTTGATCAGGTATTATGCTAATGCATTGTTTAACAACAGTATGTTATGCGTTTTTATGAACTCTTGGGTCTGGAAATTTGGAGGCCATATACTGAATATGAATGTCCATTACAATTTAGCACTGcaaatttaaattgtaaatgTTACCCAATATAACCATGCTAGTAATGGATTGTCCGCTGTTCTATGTATAATCCTGATAGATTCTAGAAAGATGCATTCAGGTGATACTAGCTCTTGCCCAAGCTGGTTTGGAATCTTATCTTCCAAACTTATCGTGGGTATCGACTTCACAAAGAGCAATGAGTGGGCAGGTGCTCGATCCTTTCACCATAAGAGTCTGCATCACCTTGGTGCTTCACCAAATCCCTATGAGCAAGCTATATCAATCATTGGAAAGACTCTTTCAGCTTTTGTTGAGGATAACCTCCTACCTTGTTATGGCTTTGGTGATGGTCAGTACCATTTTCTCATCCTGTCAAATAGACATCACATTTAGAATAACTAATTTTGTATCTTGTATTCGGGATTCAATCTAAGCGACAATGGAAgattaagattatattaatttcatcttctttttaaCTTGCAGTTACTACACATGACCAAGATGTTTTTAGCTTTTATCCAGATGATAGGCCATGTAATGGTTCCGAGGAATTACTCGAACGTTGCAGAGAAATAGTTCCTCACATTATTTCAGCAGGAAATTGGATTAAATGACTTGTCTCACTTgcaattcattttcttttcattaggTCAATTGGACTTAAGGAATTAATTGTGCTCGATTATGACAGGACCAACTTCTTTTGCCCCAATTATAGAAGCTACTATTAGAATTGTGGACAATAGTGGTGGTCAATAGAACGTTCTCATGATCATTGCTGATGGCCAGGTATTTTTGCTTATCTCAGTTCTCTTTAATGGCTTAGTCAACTTTTCAACTGTCTATTTAACATGATATGCAAGGTTACAAGAAGTGTCGATAGAGGTAACGGCCAGCTGAGTCCTCAAGAGCAAAATACAATTAATGCAATCGTGAAAGCAAAGTTGTTATATAGCAGGAAAACTATGTTCTTTTGACATCAGGTAATGTATCTTTATCACAATCTAAAGACCTGTACATGCTATTGCAGTGAATACGCATTGTCAATAGTTTTGGTTGGAGTTGGTGATGGCCCTTGGGACATGATGCAGAAATATGATGACAACATTCCTGCTCGAGTTTTTGACAATTTCTAGGTTCAATACATAGAAAATGTGTAACTAGTTAAAAAACAAATGTATaatacaagggaaaaaaaaataaaaaagaatcagAATAAGCTTGATGTTCAGacactaattttttttgttccaAGCAGTTTGTAAATTTCATAGAAATTATATCCAAGAACATTCTAACGTCCAAGAAGGGGGCAAACTTTGCTTTGAGTGCACTGATGAAAATACCATCACAATACAAAGCTACGATAGACCTCCAACTTTTAGGGTAATTTTCAATGGCATGCGCATTAACTATGGCATAGTGCAATCTGTGTATTGATGTCTGCAACTATATGATCGTGTGCAGTCGCCGAAGAGGATATCCTGGGAGGTTTCCTCTTCCTCCCCCAGTCCTAGAAAACAGCTTACTGTATTCAAATCCGAATTACCAACTGGCCAGTAGCAGTGAACAGCGAATGGGGTATTCACATGCTCCTCCAACCCCCACACAACATTATGCTCCTCCAACTCCTACACAACATTCTTTACAGAATTGGGTAGATCTTCAATATACAAATTCTTGATAAATCAACCATGCTTTACAGGAATGTTCTCTGTGTCTCTGGAGGACCAAAGACCTTGCAATTGGATGAGGACACCA from Mangifera indica cultivar Alphonso chromosome 6, CATAS_Mindica_2.1, whole genome shotgun sequence encodes the following:
- the LOC123218343 gene encoding DNA-directed RNA polymerases IV and V subunit 4-like, which encodes MNGGRASSAKETRLLELRIEQELPKNAKCLMDREAAYILKGIQDQMVLLSADPSIKILVSFDRGLQYANSSSDYTDPQAVRKICVIANICPETIEEIFALVPSLKGFLRNAKRGKVR